In one Lolium rigidum isolate FL_2022 chromosome 3, APGP_CSIRO_Lrig_0.1, whole genome shotgun sequence genomic region, the following are encoded:
- the LOC124694828 gene encoding neural Wiskott-Aldrich syndrome protein-like — protein sequence MAGKSKRTTAPVPPESPWPTAQPVRPPAAQPVPPAMAQSIPLPAIPSMFASGSWLPPRPPQSMAASSPPCWLAGVAQPSDFLAQGSWWTPPAGTGGSAQPTPPAGNLEAYNLQAWGFDSHSPGDFPSFFENTSSHTQAVENGTSSQPINVGDNANGDDCTRTEKLI from the exons ATGGCCGGAAAGTCCAAGAGGACAactgcaccggtgcctccggaATCCCCATGGCCGACGGCTCAACCCGTCCGGCCACCAGCAGCTCAGCCCGTCCCTCCGGCAATGGCTCAATCCATCCCGCTGCCGGCCATCCCTTCCATGTTTGCAAGTGGCTCATGGTTACCACCACGACCACCACAGTCCATGGCAGCCTCCTCCCCACCGTGCTGGCTCGCTGGGGTAGCTCAACCGAGCgattttttggctcaaggttcttGGTGGACACCGCCTGCTGGAACTGGTGGCTCAGCACAACCTACACCCCCGGCTGGGAATCTTGAGGCGTATAATCTGCAAGCTTG GGGATTTGATTCTCATTCACCTGGTGATTTCCCCAGTTTCTTTGAGAACACATCAAGCCACACACAGGCTGTGGAAAATGGAACTTCATCGCAGCCAATCAATGTTGGCGATAACGCCAATGGTGATGATTGTACAAGGACTGAAAAACTAATATAG